Proteins encoded within one genomic window of Manis pentadactyla isolate mManPen7 chromosome 4, mManPen7.hap1, whole genome shotgun sequence:
- the FBXO39 gene encoding F-box only protein 39 produces MDEESQLLQPPDQSYWAALPDVCLCRIFWWLGDRDRSSAALVCRKWNQMMYSAELWRYRTITFSGRPSKVHASEYESAVWYVKKFGHYLEHLEIKFLHPYNIFLTKKFQITMRGLLSCLGKRNEGLKSLSIQHLELDRLVWRNSVRRSFIKSLSFFLKKMGKHLDYLNLKGARLTLEQGCHVLNSLSSLRSRSVVSELNIEDFFSHHLAVYGSPQFNRTMAMFHGLVSLTLNYNCISDELLDNLSENNASTLRNMYIKCHIHDPHRQVIWGMSWAKLARHTTNLKVNFFFEWVMKYEHLARILLQEIPVRSISLRSCYFSDPDWSMKPTLLDLLPTFRHTLKKLTFEFNNNHESLDEELYLLILSCKKLFYLKIWAFLDVKFVERILKSQRKGQCALHTLKVRIYTNRYETDEEDRMLREIYRRYRKLIDSELNYFVTVYPMM; encoded by the exons ATGGATGAAGAAAGCCAACTGCTCCAACCCCCAGATCAGAGCTACTGGGCCGCTCTGCCCGATGTATGCCTGTGTCGTATTTTCTGGTGGCTGGGAGACAGGGACAGGTCCAGCGCAGCCCTTGTCTGCAGAAAGTGGAACCAGATGATGTATTCAGCTGAGCTCTGGCGATACAGGACCATCACGTTCAGCGGGAGGCCCTCCAAGGTGCATGCATCCGAATACGAGTCTGCTGTTTGGTATGTTAAGAAATTTGGCCATTATCTGGAGCATCTGGAGATCAAATTCTTGCATCCTTACAATATTTTCTTGACGAAGAAGTTCCAGATCACCATGCGAGGCCTTCTCTCATGCCTGGGCAAGCGTAATGAGGGTCTGAAATCTCTCTCCATTCAGCACCTGGAGCTGGACCGTCTGGTCTGGAGAAACAGTGTAAGGAGGTCATTCATCAAAAGCTTAAGCTTCTTCTTAAAGAAAATGGGCAAACACCTGGATTATCTCAACCTGAAAGGGGCCAGGCTGACCTTGGAGCAAGGCTGCCATGTGCTCAACTCCCTGAGCTCTCTAAGGAGCAGAAGTGTGGTGTCAGAACTCAACATCGAGGACTTCTTCAGCCACCACCTCGCTGTCTACGGCAGCCCCCAGTTCAATAGGACCATGGCCATGTTCCATGGCCTGGTGTCCCTGACCCTCAACTACAACTGCATCTCCGATGAGCTGCTGGACAACTTGAGTGAGAACAATGCCAGTACCCTCAGAAACATGTACATTAAATGCCACATTCATGACCCCCACAGGCAGGTCATCTGGGGCATGTCCTGGGCCAAGCTGGCCAGGCACACCACTAACCTGAAGGTGAACTTCTTCTTTGAGTGGGTCATGAAGTATGAGCACTTGGCCAGGATCCTCTTGCAGGAGATCCCTGTCAGGAGCATAAGTCTGAGAAGCTGCTATTTCAGTGACCCAGACTGGTCGATGAAGCCCACTCTGCTGGATCTCCTGCCCACCTTCCGGCACACTCTGAAG AAATTAACTTTTGAGTTCAACAACAACCATGAATCACTGGACGAGGAGCTGTACCTCCTCATCTTATCCTGCAAGAAGTTGTTTTACTTAAAAATCTGGGCTTTCCTTGATGTTAAGTTCGTGGAGAGGATCCTGAAGAGTCAGAGGAAAGGCCAATGTGCCCTGCACACGCTCAAG GTGAGAATTTATACAAACAGATATGAGACAGATGAAGAGGACAGGATGCTGAGGGAAATTTACAGGAGGTACAGAAAGCTGATCGATTCAGAGCTTAACTATTTTGTCACCGTGTACCCCATGATGTAG